A genomic region of Halobacillus litoralis contains the following coding sequences:
- a CDS encoding helix-turn-helix domain-containing protein: MKEWKELIEWSQQGDEQSTLKIIRKVEPKIKKSLKQTLSQDRENLEQELIIKTIKIIQSFDTNQVPGFWEFMNKSEKLS; the protein is encoded by the coding sequence ATGAAAGAATGGAAAGAATTAATCGAATGGTCTCAGCAAGGAGACGAACAAAGCACACTAAAAATCATTCGAAAAGTAGAACCAAAGATAAAAAAATCTCTTAAACAAACCCTTTCCCAAGATAGAGAAAATCTTGAACAGGAATTAATTATTAAAACTATAAAAATCATACAATCGTTTGATACTAACCAAGTTCCAGGGTTTTGGGAGTTTATGAATAAAAGTGAAAAACTTTCTTGA